In a genomic window of Callospermophilus lateralis isolate mCalLat2 chromosome 12, mCalLat2.hap1, whole genome shotgun sequence:
- the Grtp1 gene encoding growth hormone-regulated TBC protein 1 isoform X2 yields MAVSGAQAQMDQNPGYYHQLLQGERSSCLEEAIRTDLNRTFPDNVRFRKTAEPCLQKTLYNVLLAYGMHNQGVGYCQGMNFIAGYLILITKNEEESFWLLDALVGRILPDYYSPAMLGLKTDQEVLGELVRLKMPAVAALMEGHGVLWTLVVSRWFICLFVDILPVETVLRIWDCLFNEGSKILFRVALTLIKQHQTFILEATSVPDICDRFKQITRGSFVTECHTFMQKIFSEPGSLSMTTITRLRESRRAALLAQG; encoded by the exons ATGGCAGTGAGTGGAGCCCAGGCTCAGATGGACCAGAACCCTGGCTACTACCACCAACTGCTCCAGGGAGAGCGAAGTTCCTGCCTGGAGGAGGCCATCAGGACAG ACCTGAACCGGACCTTCCCGGACAATGTGCGTTTCCGGAAGACGGCCGAGCCCTGCCTGCAGAAGACCTTGTACAACGTGCTGCTGGCGTATGGGATGCACAACCAAGGCGTGGGGTACTGCCAG gGAATGAACTTCATAGCAGGATATCTGATTCTCATAACGAAGAATGAGGAAGAGTCTTTTTGGCTCTTGGACGCTCTTGTTGGAAGGATACTGCCTG ATTACTACAGCCCTGCAATGCTGGGCCTGAAGACTGACCAGGAGGTCCTTGGAGAACTGGTGAGGCTGAAGATGCCAGCAGTGGCAGCCCTGATGGAGGGACATGGCGTGCTGTGGACCCTGGTGGTGTCCCGCTGGTTCATCTGCCTGTTTGTGGACATCCTGCCGGTGGAG ACAGTGCTGCGCATCTGGGACTGCTTATTCAACGAGGGCTCCAAGATCCTCTTTCGGGTGGCCCTGACTTTGATCAAGCAACATCAGACATTCATCCTGGAAGCCACAAGCGTTCCAGACATCTGCGACAGGTTCAAGCAGATCACCAGAGGGAGCTTTGTGACCGAGTGCCACACATTCATGCAG AAAATATTCTCAGAGCCAGGGAGTTTGTCCATGACGACCATCACCAGGCTGCGTGAGAGCCGCCGTGCTGCACTGCTGGCACAGGGCTGA